In the Pocillopora verrucosa isolate sample1 chromosome 4, ASM3666991v2, whole genome shotgun sequence genome, GCGATTTCTAATAACGCATTACAGCAGAATCCATATGAAAATTCAGAAACGTTACTCagtatttttcatgttttagtATTATTagggaaaagaaaggaaacaatataaaaaaattatcttttattcGCTGTCGAAAATCGAGAACAATTGGAGATAAGTAACCCGTAATTCAGcaccaaattttaaaatttagcaCGCTGCACAGAAGTGTGCGGTCCTCAAAGAATAACCAATCACAGGGTGCGTAACGAATGAAGAGATAATCTTATCGTAATGGAAACTTCTATTTCGATATCTTTTATAAAATGAGAATTGACACACaacattaaattaaaattggaTATTAGTTGTGGAAAGTATTCTTATTCATGAGTGTTTTATCTCTGTGGCATCACCACGATTCGACTGTTTGCTTAACTTTGAATTCTAACGTTAATTGCACATTGTTTCGTATAGATAAATGTCTCCAGTTCTCTTTGTCCATGGTGTTTCCTTTCAATCAAAGTGCACTCtcatggtaaaaacaaaaataaacacaactgtTACAACAGCCTTTAGGTACACATAAAGCGACAACTTACTCAGTGAAAGTCAGCCTGAAACAGATTCTCGTGGCCTGCTAAGTGAtcaaaaacgtttttcttttttcgaagacatgatattttttccattttatcttCTGTTCAATATTCCGTTTTGCAAAGGTGAGTTACAATTAAGGAACTAACAAGCCAGTAACCGTGACAAAGTTTATTTCTGTGatagaagcaaattattttaatcatgAATGTTCAAGTACGGCAAGTCATCCGGCAAAGCTGAAGGTGAATACAAACGAGACCGAAAGATGCTATGTAAAACATATTTGAAATTAGCAAATCCTGTGAGAAATGATTTTCCTGTGGATGTGTTTAATTAAGTTCTTCCCCATTGCATCCCAAAAGCGATCGTGAATCGCAGacatatttttgtatttcaactGATTTTCGGCTTCTTTCGCCCGTGTTGTACTTAACTCAGAATGAAAAATGTAATGAGAAAACCAGAGCTAACGAGAACCCTTACATGCAAGAACGGTGTCaatataaatatttacattgcGCCCTGCCAACTTCGATGTTCATGTTGTGTTGAACAGGCTGCACGTCGAGGCTTGCCTTTAACTGAAGGCACTTTTTTTTACCAGCTGTAGTAGTGGTAGTTCTGCTTAAGCTCTTTGCACTTGATTCAAAGTAAACTCACTTTGTAAATCTCGAACGCTGTTTCTCGGTATTCCCAGAACTATATGAATTTATCACAAGTTAGAGTAGGCACCACATAGATCTAGGTACCGTTATATGAATACCATCTCGTTTCCTTCCGATCGTGTATTGTTAAAATATCGTGGACAACTAAAATTAGGATTTTTATGTCACATCCCTTAATAGCAGGTGCAATGGTGTAAGAACCGTTATACCCCcacggttaaaaaaaaaagctgcctaacgtaaaaaaatgtaattaaatgtTTACATAAAGACTAATTATTTGTCCGGTaaagaatgaattaaaaaaccAAGTATGCAAATCTAATAAGGAGAATGTACTTGGACAAAATCACCGAGATTTTCACTGCCGGCTCCATGATCACTTGAAATTCAGTGACGGAACGTCATTGTGTATATGATAACTTGTGTTTGTATTTCAGGGAAAACGAGCGAATCGCTCGAAGCAAATTTTTCTTGCAAAGGAGAGCTGACTGTGTTCACCTTCGGTGATTATAAGACTCGTACTCAAAACAGCACATGGGAAAACAATGTAGTAAATGTCACTGTTAAATCAAAAACAAGCCACTTGGCCGTGAGATGTCGAAATTATCACCAGAAACCGTGGCTTATAGGAAGTGTAAGCAACGGCCTAGTTACCGACACACGATGGAAATGCATTGGTCTGAAAAGAGGCGAGTCGGCTCAGATCCTATTTTGGCGCAAGACAGCGGATGTCAGCCATTGGCCTCAGGCCTTTGCAAACCATACAAAACGAGAAGATAGTCTCTGGGGAAAGATCTCGGGTATCAGTGAGGACGCATTATGGATTTCTACAGTAGAGGAAGATCATGTGAGGCTTTTTTGCCGGCGGAAATTATCTGATTTGGCTCCAGTAATGACAGAGGTGTTGTCTGAGGGTACGTGTGTTAAATTTACTGATAAGGGTTAGtgaaaacaaaggcaaaagaCAGTAGCGGAGACTGCTATATGTTTGAGCGCTGATTATATTTAACAATTGCGAACTCAGTCACACAATTTACTTAAAACCTGCACCATTAAAACGTGGGCAAGAAAGATGAGATAAACTAATCGGGATAGGCTTAGTCCAGTCAAGTTCATGGAATTCAGTTTGCCTCATAATAACATACCTGAAAGAATTACACGCTCCTGATTTGCTAAAGACGAGTGCATTTTTCACGTAACACGAGTGCAAGTTTGTCTTTCCTGAAGATTTCGTCTTACGGGTTCGTGCAATTTTTGCTGTCTTAGACAAATTTGTTAGTGCTTATAAACACCAAATTCCGCTCGAAATCATGTTACTACCTTTACTAAACATCAAAAGATAATAATCTCCTGTTAACATGCATGTGACAGTTTCCTTACTCTCCTAGAGGGCGTGGCCCTTCTGTGTTAAACCATGCAACTTTTTTCCCGTTTACAGGGATCTTTCAGGCTACTATTAATGATGTAGGTCACTCATTACGTAACCACACTCAGAGTCAGCATCAAGTTAGCGACGTTAGGGAATGTTTCGAGAAGTGCCTTGCTGATCCCCAGTGCCTGTCGTTTAACTTACAGCATGATTCAGCACTACCCACAAGGAGTTGCGAGTTGAATGGAGTAACAAAAGGACAAGATCCATGGAATTACGTCAGAAGGCCTGGTTACACATACTATGACAGAGTTTGAAGATCACTGCTCGAATCACAGGCATACCACACTATGTTGATAATTGTTCACATGGGACGACAAAATCTGTGAGGtttatgaataaagctctgaaaattgcatatctaaattATATCTCGatctgaatatctcaataaagctaaataattttatgaaattacttttggctGGAGGCCGTTAAGAGAATTATTGACCACgaacacatagtgtggtctgcctgtgctCAAATTAGTCACTGTTTGCTTTCACATTATAGCTGTAGCGGCTGATAGAACAATTTTAAATGCATAAGGCAATAGTGCTACTTGGGAATAGTTATCCCAAATGTGTTTACTTCGTGGTTTAAATCTCTGGTTGAAGGACATTTCCAGGTGCGACCCTGACTTTTGCAATTGAAGAACACTTTTCCAATCAGCGTAAACATCGAAGGCACCGCAATGCTTGGGTGGGGTAGGGTAGATTTTGGAGAAAGAGCTGAACTAAAGAAATCTCAGCGGTATCTGTCATCGCTTGTCAGTGAAACTTCGTTGATTAGAAACacgatcaatttgaaaaaatgatatgGATGGTCGTTGATTTTACTATCCCTCGCAATgtaaaggcttttttttttgctaattaTGGACACTCTCTGCAATGAGAATCAACActgtagtgtattgcgttacataGCGTTACCTCTGTAAGGAAACTTCCAATTACTCAATCGTGTCGTAAATCTTCTTTCCTtagtaaaagtaaaataacttaTTACGAGTATTGTACAGTAAATCTGCTATCTTGATTACTTAATAAAAGACAGTCGAATCAGAGGAATGAGAGGAGTCACTTGACCTATGAGTACTCAACAAACACTATGAAATCAACAGGATGCATGGTAGCGATATGTTTTTTTCCGAGCTGTAAACATACACTGGGTACACTCTCAATGTGTCAAAACACTGACAGTTACTTTCCAGTAGTGCAACTCTACTCATTTGAACAGAAAGTTTCCTCGGAGAGGTTAAAAAAGTTTGCCAAGTGAGATTAATGACTTATATGTCGTATCATGACATTTAATGTCACTACAACTATCTATTTTGATACTTTCagtatcttatttttttatcttattttacgATCCTTCTAtctttctatttatctatccatctatctatctatctatctacaaCAATCATTCAATTCGTAGTGTGGTACAGAAACTTGTCCTTAGTTCTTATGTCTCGTTTTTTGTATGTGTTAATTTCCAAGGATGGCGTACATGGTCGAGTCGCAACgcactttttgttttaatttaataattccCTAATAATCCTGATGGAATAAATCCCTTATTATCCTAATAGGTTGTGGCATAGGAAGGCGGTGTTCATCATTTGGCTTCCAGCTGCGGTGTTTATTCGAGTAAATACGGTAATTATCTGCTGGTTTATTGAGAGTATTCAATACAAGAGACAAATGATATTGCAACTAGTTACGCGTTCGGTGAGTACGTTTTCGTCCTCCAGTACTTGGGTTTACTCTTCCTTTGTTTCCCAGAAAATGCCAATATAACCAGTTTCCGTTGTTTTCGCCTGACCTCTCTTTTATGTTATAGTCGCTATTATCAGATGGCTGTGTAGCGTCATATTGAATTCAAAGTTAAGCAGCAATTCCACATTAAGAGGAAGAGAAGATCATGGGAACGAGTTTGAAATCCTCTAACCCGAGTTTGTTTCGAACCATCCGTTGCCCGGTGTTAACCAGGTGACTGATGCGTGATACTCCAAGCATCCTTGTTGAACCGTGACGGGCCTGACGGCTGATTTTCATGCTAATGGCCAAGTTGTTCTGAAAAAGATTCACCCGACACCCTGTTACTCCAAAAAATGTCATGTCATTGTGATTCTTCTTTGAACGTAAGGGCCAAAAAACGAGTACACACACCTACTTTGTCCTCCCGAGCGTGATTCCAAGAAATCATGCCATTCAACTTGACCAATGGTGACATATGGGCTGTGTGTGACGTCATGATCTCAAAGCCATTGTAAATGTCATGTACTTTAGTCACGCATTCTATTGTTGCATAATCATAAGGATACTCCCTTCAACAAGACACTCTTCCTCTACCTGTGAAGTGTTGAAGAGAGTTCACATCATGTTAAACATTCTGAATCTCCCTCGTGGCTCCTATGAAATACTCGgattttttgtatgttttcgaGCATTGCAGTATGCTCTGAAAAATTATGCGCCCACACCATCTGGAATGAAATCGTCACCTCCGAGGAAAACATGGTTGTATCAAAATATCTCTGTGTCATTTGTACATTCCTTTATTTCAGCTATCTTATCAGTCTACTGGTGAGTTCATAACCCATTCACTCGAATTCTTTTACCACTAAAAATGTCAGAATGTCATGCCAACCTTGTTCAATGGCGAAATTCATTGCTCTTCGTTCGTGATCTTTGCAGCTTTTTTGACGAACCAGTGATGTTAACAAAAATGCTCACGGCATGGAGTAATACAGCCTTTTACCTTGTAACCTTCTGCACCGGTATGTCTTACATGGGTGAGATAGTTAAGTAATGAAATCTGCACACACAAGCTAAGGGTCAAGTCAAATGTATCGAGATTCAACGATCCTCAACGCctctcaaattaaaaaattgcataatttaCATAAGATCAACATCATGTACTAATGTAAGACTTTTATCTTAGATCGTAAGCATTTGCCAACTCTTGTACTAGTTCCTTAGGGATGATCGAATCTAGATAGCCCCTAATGTACTCGGCCAAATGCAACTAGTTATACCATAATGAAGTTTTCCATTGGAATTAGATAGCGACATATACGAACCTGAAAgccaaagtttttttattttccacttTGAAGATTGTTAAGAAATGTACACTGATTATTGTATTCAGAAGTAATCTGATGAAAAGTGATAACTCACATGACAGCTCTTAATGCCATAATAACATTAGCCCCCTATCTTTCTCGAGCCCCCAAGGGTAATTGTCTTGCCTTGTCAGGATCAAAACAGTATGATTTGGTATCACATAGAGTGTTTCCATTTTATTGTGTTTCTATATTTTGTCAAGTCTAAACTTCCCCTCTGAAAATGTTATATCCTAATTCTTTGGATGAATATTGATCTGAACCATACATACCtcttaatcttttcttttcatcacatCTTCCACATTTGCAATGTTTGTAGGGACCCCCTTTCCTTGAAGACCCCCCCTTCCCTTCTGCCCACCTAAGATATCAAAGTATCATAAGAAATTAAACTGGTAACAAAGAAATCAATTCTACAAAGTCTGACCatgatcattttaattttcttgctTTGCAACTTCAACTTTCGTAATAAGCAGGTCCTGCCATTCTGTCTTAAATTTGGTGTCAAATTTTTGTACTGGCTCAGTGTGCAATTTGACTTGCTGACAGgtgatttcatttattttttatgtgacCTCTGATTTTGAGTTTTGAACTACTTCAAGAATTTTAGCTGCCTTTGAATTTAGAAGTCCTGTTATTCCTCTCAGGTTAAGTGTGAGTAGTCCTGATATAAACTTCCCATCATCAATATGAGCTAATAGTTCATTtgactctttcactcccaagatctcactgtAATTATCTTTACAGTCTGCCCATTCTTAAAATGCTGCTTCAAAGAATTTTGTATTGCATCAATTAATAATCTTCTGGGTCCAATTGTATAAAGGCTGGATAGcactatccaacagataaattgctatccagcggataagagTTTAGAAAACTTACTATGCTATCGATGGgacagagatttatccagtggttAGCTTTATCCATGCTTTGAACTACTGGGGCCTGATAGAtaaatttctttattcccaACACTTGTcttctgtaaggagaaattctctctcagtcactcgtgggagttcAAGGGTAAAAATGTAACATACCATTAATAGTTTTGCATATGATTATCCTTGTACTCCATACTTTTTGTTAGTAACCCTGGATGGTGACTTACATGAGATTCATCTGTGTTACAGGTTATTTTATCCATGATTTCTTTGATATGCTGATGTACGATGCCAGTAATTCCATGAGT is a window encoding:
- the LOC131785379 gene encoding uncharacterized protein → MIFFPFYLLFNIPFCKGKTSESLEANFSCKGELTVFTFGDYKTRTQNSTWENNVVNVTVKSKTSHLAVRCRNYHQKPWLIGSVSNGLVTDTRWKCIGLKRGESAQILFWRKTADVSHWPQAFANHTKREDSLWGKISGISEDALWISTVEEDHVRLFCRRKLSDLAPVMTEVLSEGIFQATINDVGHSLRNHTQSQHQVSDVRECFEKCLADPQCLSFNLQHDSALPTRSCELNGVTKGQDPWNYVRRPGYTYYDRV